Proteins from one Mytilus galloprovincialis chromosome 11, xbMytGall1.hap1.1, whole genome shotgun sequence genomic window:
- the LOC143052245 gene encoding uncharacterized protein LOC143052245, which translates to MVDELYYVEPEGYDESQGADPEVYDENNNDNNDHVGDTEVAEPPAKKQKTVDKEGDNVFKAAAQAYRSKDNVDTSVDDTLADTVNEFFREGISDEKYNELMKSVARPENCVSLTRTRVNQLIWDLLSPQTRSFDSVIQQHQETVVKASCNITKLLNMLCKLKSELGDDCQQEMQSCIDLGIDSIALLSQYNKMTNIKRKEYQRFDLSPEYHHLSSPSIPFTDMLYGDNVHQKSKEIQDMNRLGRNLNNNNNARGRGNGFSRGGSFGRGRGFGRGRAGSRRGGYRGGRGRGYGGRGQYSNDQGGSKNLRGVPSFLRK; encoded by the coding sequence ATGGTCGACGAATTGTATTACGTTGAGCCTGAGGGTTACGATGAAAGCCAGGGTGCAGACCCTGAGgtttatgatgaaaataataatgacAATAATGATCATGTTGGTGATACTGAGGTTGCAGAACCTCCagctaaaaaacaaaaaactgttgACAAAGAGGGTGACAATGTTTTTAAAGCTGCTGCTCAAGCTTATAGGTCAAAAGATAATGTTGATACAAGTGTAGATGACACTTTAGCTGACACGGTTAATGAATTTTTCCGTGAGGGAATATCTGATGAAAAATACAATGAACTGATGAAATCAGTAGCTAGACCAGAGAATTGTGTTTCTCTTACAAGGACTAGAGTAAATCAGCTCATTTGGGATTTACTCTCTCCTCAAACTAGATCTTTTGATTCGGTCATACAACAACATCAAGAGACTGTTGTTAAAGCATCATGtaacattacaaaattattaaatatgTTGTGCAAACTAAAATCTGAATTGGGTGACGACTGTCAACAAGAAATGCAGTCTTGCATAGATTTGGGGATTGATTCCATAGCTTTACTGTCACAATATAACAAGATGACTAATATAAAAAGAAAGGAATATCAAAGATTTGATTTAAGTCCTGAATATCATCATTTAAGTTCACCCTCAATTCCTTTCACTGACATGCTTTATGGTGACAATGTCCATCAAAAGTCGAAAGAAATTCAAGACATGAACAGACTTGGTcgaaatttaaataataataataatgcaaGAGGTAGAGGAAATGGTTTTTCTCGAGGAGGTAGTTTTGGTAGAGGACGAGGTTTTGGTAGAGGCCGTGCAGGGTCTCGTCGTGGTGGATACAGAGGTGGTCGAGGCCGTGGTTACGGCGGTAGAGGCCAGTATTCAAATGATCAAGGTGGTTCAAAAAACTTGAGAGGTGTTCCAAGTTTCCTGAGGAAGTAA